From a single Planctomycetota bacterium genomic region:
- a CDS encoding DUF5615 family PIN-like protein, giving the protein MKLLLDQGLPRSTIKYLAALGVAAEHVGDLGMAAATDTAILATAQQRQAVVVTLDADFHHWLAATRATSPSVVRIRIEGLKGDQLAAILVQVIATTGTELTSGAVVSVTEGRIRVRSLPIGR; this is encoded by the coding sequence ATGAAGCTGCTTTTGGATCAGGGATTGCCCCGCTCGACCATCAAGTACTTAGCCGCCCTGGGCGTCGCTGCTGAGCACGTCGGCGACTTGGGGATGGCCGCCGCTACAGATACGGCGATTCTCGCTACGGCCCAGCAACGGCAGGCCGTAGTCGTCACGCTGGATGCGGACTTTCACCACTGGTTGGCTGCCACGCGCGCCACGTCGCCGTCCGTCGTGCGAATTCGCATCGAAGGTTTGAAGGGGGACCAATTGGCTGCAATTCTTGTTCAGGTCATTGCGACGACCGGCACGGAACTCACCAGCGGCGCTGTCGTGTCCGTCACCGAGGGGCGAATCCGAGTCCGGTCGTTGCCGATCGGTCGTTGA
- a CDS encoding DUF433 domain-containing protein: protein MAFDRITCDPAKMNGQPCIRELRLTVRRVLEALATHANRQELRAEYPELDDEDIRQALGYAAANLDDRVADLRPSA, encoded by the coding sequence ATGGCCTTCGATCGAATTACTTGCGACCCCGCGAAAATGAATGGCCAGCCCTGTATTCGTGAGTTGCGGCTCACGGTGCGCCGTGTGCTGGAAGCATTAGCCACGCATGCCAATCGTCAAGAATTGCGGGCCGAGTATCCTGAGCTCGATGACGAAGATATTCGCCAGGCACTGGGATATGCGGCCGCCAATCTTGACGATCGCGTGGCGGACCTGCGGCCGTCAGCATGA
- a CDS encoding site-2 protease family protein: MSDASWAHCYACHAQSRWTSAFKAVGAWPYKRVVCPWCWNRHQASVHQATFIFGLISPAIGVVLTWYGPSDARFLAIICFMLPIIAVATIAHELGHALTAELLGMRVFRVVLGATGKPILHWRLWKWKIDVLSGLCGALVQAGHPSQRHMRMKQFLMVLAGPSTNLVLAAVALWTAGFRPSSLIMEDVLWACCAANMLLAVISLIPHMSTTAIGRAPSDGLQLLTLPFASAGTVELWRSSFTLLQTAEEYECRNYESTVALCQQELQRNPTNLAIKLHMSAALCQLERFGEARDLLEDSFKDCNLDSPLGALICNNLAFADVASESAELLADADKRSAHAMAWIPWEPAIMGTRGFVLLSLGKLDEAITLLEKACDRHVTPRSKAINAAGLTIALVRQGDRDLAREMLDYARELDSQCKWVPRAEHEVLLANQLT, translated from the coding sequence ATGAGCGATGCTTCGTGGGCACACTGTTACGCATGTCATGCGCAATCGCGCTGGACATCTGCATTTAAGGCCGTCGGTGCGTGGCCTTACAAGAGGGTCGTTTGCCCTTGGTGTTGGAATCGACACCAAGCATCTGTTCATCAAGCCACGTTCATCTTTGGTTTGATTTCGCCAGCGATCGGTGTTGTTTTGACTTGGTACGGGCCAAGCGATGCTCGTTTCTTGGCGATCATTTGTTTTATGCTACCGATTATTGCCGTGGCAACAATCGCGCATGAACTCGGCCACGCGTTGACTGCCGAACTTCTGGGTATGCGTGTGTTTCGCGTCGTCTTAGGCGCAACTGGCAAGCCGATTCTGCATTGGCGGCTATGGAAGTGGAAGATTGATGTACTCAGTGGGCTTTGCGGCGCATTGGTGCAGGCTGGGCACCCAAGCCAACGACACATGCGCATGAAACAGTTTCTAATGGTCCTGGCGGGGCCGAGCACGAATCTGGTCCTCGCCGCCGTCGCACTATGGACGGCAGGCTTCAGGCCGAGTTCACTAATAATGGAAGATGTGCTCTGGGCTTGCTGCGCCGCAAACATGTTGTTGGCGGTTATTTCCCTCATTCCACATATGTCCACCACAGCGATTGGAAGAGCTCCAAGCGATGGATTACAGCTTCTAACATTGCCGTTTGCCTCTGCCGGAACGGTCGAGTTGTGGCGTAGCAGTTTCACTCTGCTCCAAACCGCTGAGGAATATGAATGCCGAAACTACGAGAGCACCGTTGCGTTGTGCCAGCAAGAGCTTCAAAGGAACCCGACGAACTTAGCCATTAAGCTGCACATGAGCGCAGCGCTCTGCCAATTAGAACGGTTTGGTGAAGCGCGCGACTTGCTCGAAGACTCATTCAAGGACTGCAATCTCGATTCGCCGCTCGGAGCTCTGATATGTAACAACCTTGCATTTGCGGACGTCGCCAGCGAGAGCGCGGAATTGCTTGCCGACGCTGACAAGAGATCGGCTCATGCGATGGCTTGGATACCCTGGGAGCCGGCAATCATGGGAACGAGGGGTTTCGTCTTGCTGTCGCTTGGCAAACTTGACGAAGCAATTACACTCCTCGAAAAGGCCTGCGATCGCCACGTTACTCCGCGCAGTAAGGCCATCAACGCAGCAGGCCTAACCATCGCCCTTGTGCGCCAAGGAGACCGAGATTTGGCGCGAGAAATGCTCGATTACGCGAGAGAACTCGATAGCCAGTGCAAATGGGTGCCGCGAGCGGAACACGAAGTCCTTCTTGCGAACCAACTAACGTAG
- a CDS encoding DUF1501 domain-containing protein, giving the protein MNPMLAQQLDLTRRQFFGRSGVRLGGLALAMLAARGSTPLGSTLRAATSERIQPALPGLPHFAPRAKSVIYLHMNGGPAQMDLWDYKPKLGEQFDKDLPDSIRRGQRITTMTSGQKRFPVAPSMFKFAQHGKCGTWASELLPHTAKYVDDLAVVRTVFTNAINHDPACTFVMTGSEVPGKASLGSWISYGLGAETNDLPAFVVLTPNWKSKAQAQALFTRMWSSGFLPTAHTGVALRSVGDPVLYLQNPPGVDARHRRAMLDTVEELNERSFARFGDPEIQTRIAQYEMAFRMQTSVPDLVDLTHESAATLAMYGDDVLKPGTFASSALLARRLVERGVRVVQILHRGWDQHGNLPRDLTLQCQDTDQPVAALLTDLKQHGLLDETLVVWGGEFGRTVYSQGTLTTTNYGRDHHPKNFCMWLAGGGVKGGVVHGETDDFSYNIVDKPVHVNDLNATILHCLGIDHERFSFKFQGLDQRLTGVEPQRVMTELLA; this is encoded by the coding sequence CGAGCGAGCGCATTCAGCCGGCGCTGCCCGGCTTGCCCCACTTTGCTCCGCGGGCCAAGTCGGTCATCTACTTGCACATGAACGGCGGTCCTGCGCAGATGGACCTGTGGGATTACAAGCCGAAGCTCGGCGAGCAGTTCGACAAGGATCTGCCCGACAGCATTCGCCGCGGCCAGCGGATCACGACGATGACCAGCGGCCAGAAGCGGTTCCCTGTCGCGCCGTCGATGTTCAAGTTCGCCCAGCATGGCAAGTGCGGCACCTGGGCCAGCGAGTTGCTGCCTCACACGGCGAAATATGTCGACGATCTGGCCGTGGTGCGAACCGTGTTCACCAACGCCATCAACCACGATCCGGCCTGCACGTTCGTCATGACCGGCAGCGAGGTGCCCGGCAAGGCGAGTCTGGGCTCGTGGATTTCGTACGGCCTGGGGGCCGAGACGAACGATCTGCCCGCGTTCGTCGTACTGACGCCCAATTGGAAGTCCAAGGCTCAGGCCCAGGCACTGTTCACTCGCATGTGGAGCAGCGGCTTCCTGCCGACAGCGCACACGGGCGTGGCGCTGCGCAGCGTGGGGGATCCGGTCCTCTACCTGCAAAACCCGCCGGGGGTCGACGCCCGGCATCGCCGCGCCATGCTCGACACGGTCGAAGAGCTGAACGAACGGAGCTTCGCCCGCTTTGGCGACCCCGAGATTCAAACGCGCATCGCCCAGTATGAAATGGCGTTCCGCATGCAGACTAGCGTCCCTGACCTGGTCGATCTGACCCACGAGTCGGCGGCCACGCTGGCCATGTACGGCGACGACGTGCTGAAGCCAGGCACGTTCGCGTCGAGCGCGCTGCTGGCCCGGCGACTGGTCGAGCGCGGGGTGCGCGTGGTGCAGATTCTGCATCGCGGCTGGGACCAGCACGGCAACCTGCCGCGCGACCTGACGCTGCAATGCCAGGACACCGACCAGCCGGTGGCCGCGCTGTTGACCGACCTGAAGCAGCACGGACTGCTGGACGAGACGCTGGTCGTGTGGGGGGGCGAGTTCGGCCGGACGGTCTACTCGCAAGGGACGCTGACCACGACCAACTATGGCCGCGACCATCACCCCAAGAACTTCTGCATGTGGCTGGCCGGTGGCGGCGTGAAGGGGGGCGTCGTGCATGGCGAGACCGACGACTTCAGCTACAACATCGTCGACAAGCCGGTCCACGTGAACGACCTGAACGCGACGATCCTCCACTGCCTGGGCATCGACCACGAACGGTTCTCGTTCAAGTTTCAGGGGCTCGATCAAAGATTGACGGGCGTCGAGCCGCAACGGGTGATGACCGAGTTGTTGGCATGA